One stretch of Candidatus Binatia bacterium DNA includes these proteins:
- a CDS encoding carboxymuconolactone decarboxylase family protein, whose product MAKQMEFFGIEYKEGSLEPKVSELIRFAVNLAIGHEYGAKLHLDRARKAGATEDEIWEATICSIRPVAAQVRNFAKKIIDNDPKYGGGQ is encoded by the coding sequence ATGGCTAAGCAGATGGAATTTTTCGGCATCGAGTACAAGGAAGGCTCTTTAGAGCCGAAGGTATCCGAGCTCATCCGCTTTGCGGTGAATCTAGCGATCGGCCACGAGTATGGCGCCAAGCTTCATCTCGACCGGGCCCGCAAGGCCGGCGCCACGGAAGACGAAATCTGGGAGGCTACCATTTGCTCCATCCGCCCCGTGGCGGCTCAGGTGAGAAATTTCGCCAAGAAAATAATCGACAACGACCCCAAATACGGCGGAGGTCAATAG
- a CDS encoding ABC transporter substrate-binding protein produces the protein MNRTTAAWLITIVILPFVHLAHAQQAKKVARIGLLVPGSQSAFSVRIDAFRQGLRELGYLEGQNIVIEYRYGEGKTERLPELAGELVRLKVDVIVTASTLSVQAAKKTSGTVPVIFTAVNDPVGTGLVASFARPGGNVTGMTNLSTELDGKRLELLKETFPKVIRVAYLCNPNSPKSEMQAAAQALGVQLQTLEVRSANDFNPAFEAVLKARAQAIIISPSPVFITYQKQIVDFAAKNRLPAVYTTGDYVIGGGLMSYAHNNLENWRRAATYVDKILKGAKPAELPVELPTSVELVVNMKTATALDIKIPQSVLARADRVIE, from the coding sequence ATGAACAGAACAACAGCGGCTTGGCTAATCACTATCGTTATCCTGCCTTTTGTTCATCTCGCCCACGCGCAGCAGGCGAAGAAGGTCGCTCGAATCGGCCTTCTCGTTCCGGGCTCGCAATCCGCGTTTTCAGTCCGGATCGATGCGTTCCGCCAGGGACTCAGAGAGCTTGGTTACCTCGAAGGCCAAAATATCGTCATCGAGTACCGTTATGGAGAGGGAAAGACGGAGCGATTGCCTGAGTTGGCGGGTGAGCTGGTCCGCCTCAAGGTAGACGTTATCGTTACCGCCTCTACGCTCTCCGTTCAGGCTGCCAAAAAAACCAGCGGCACCGTCCCCGTCATCTTCACTGCGGTCAATGATCCGGTTGGGACCGGGCTCGTCGCCAGTTTCGCGCGACCGGGCGGGAACGTTACTGGAATGACGAACCTGTCGACCGAACTGGATGGTAAAAGGTTGGAGCTGTTGAAGGAGACCTTCCCCAAGGTCATTCGTGTGGCTTACCTCTGCAATCCAAACTCTCCAAAAAGCGAGATGCAGGCGGCGGCGCAGGCACTCGGCGTTCAGCTCCAAACTCTGGAAGTGCGGAGCGCGAACGATTTCAACCCTGCGTTCGAAGCGGTACTCAAGGCTCGCGCACAAGCGATCATTATATCGCCCAGTCCGGTCTTCATTACCTATCAAAAGCAGATTGTGGACTTTGCGGCCAAGAACCGGTTGCCGGCGGTGTATACAACCGGAGATTACGTGATCGGTGGCGGTCTCATGTCCTATGCGCACAACAACCTTGAGAACTGGCGCCGAGCGGCTACGTACGTCGACAAAATCCTCAAGGGCGCCAAGCCGGCCGAGCTGCCCGTCGAGCTGCCGACAAGCGTGGAGCTCGTCGTCAACATGAAAACCGCCACGGCGCTCGACATTAAGATTCCGCAGTCCGTCCTGGCG
- a CDS encoding OsmC family protein, whose translation MAEDIRIKREIVLEADAETLQKMRKEGRARGFTVYCDEAERTGGENTAPPPLAYFSLSLGFULLTQISRYAEMMKTRIKKARVFVKAKFKSEGSVLAETVRAQGLGFETRLELDSDEAVEKIAAVVRNAENGCYVLQTILRPVPVEREFTLNGNAFDPDNLGKKRT comes from the coding sequence ATGGCTGAAGACATTCGGATAAAGCGCGAGATCGTGCTCGAGGCGGATGCCGAGACTCTTCAAAAGATGCGGAAGGAAGGCCGCGCGCGCGGCTTTACGGTTTACTGCGACGAGGCGGAGCGCACGGGCGGCGAGAACACCGCACCGCCGCCGCTGGCTTACTTTTCCCTCTCTCTGGGTTTTTGACTGCTGACGCAGATCTCCCGGTACGCGGAGATGATGAAAACCAGGATTAAAAAGGCGCGCGTGTTCGTCAAAGCTAAATTTAAAAGCGAAGGCTCGGTCCTGGCCGAGACCGTCCGGGCGCAGGGGCTAGGCTTTGAGACGCGGTTGGAGCTCGATTCCGATGAGGCCGTTGAGAAGATTGCCGCCGTCGTCCGCAACGCCGAGAACGGCTGTTACGTGCTGCAAACGATTCTTCGTCCCGTGCCGGTCGAGCGGGAGTTTACTTTGAACGGCAATGCATTTGATCCCGACAACTTAGGCAAGAAGAGAACGTAA
- a CDS encoding HAMP domain-containing sensor histidine kinase — MNANWVRKELGVAIVLILALAALGYLFYLGSEGWRDGADARQIAVEGLLFVFVFIWNLAILPRWRSAGTLCLGSLLFLLGSFADVADNFFYQPRWGDWLVEDLSLALGAGLMALGIRAWVREKDRLLAQFQRERDFEASLIPKLFHDLRVPLGNLIGMTDIAQGDPKFSEDSGRRREYFDVVMRAANDMYFLIDNVLETYRIKSETLRLSPAATSLTALLDESLRDFHYQARKKQIGLTTDFPETDIELTADRVKIVRVIQNLLANAIKFSPRGGKIILKAGAQDGRITIRVVDEGPGVPQELLAPLFDEATAAPRMESDEAGEGFGLGLKVVREFVRLHGGRFWIESNSPHGAQFCFSLPQRQ, encoded by the coding sequence TTGAATGCGAATTGGGTTCGTAAAGAACTCGGCGTCGCTATCGTATTGATCCTCGCGCTGGCGGCGCTGGGTTACCTCTTTTATTTAGGATCGGAGGGCTGGAGGGACGGCGCCGACGCGCGGCAGATCGCGGTCGAGGGACTCCTTTTCGTCTTCGTCTTTATTTGGAATCTGGCGATTCTGCCTCGATGGAGATCCGCCGGAACCTTGTGTTTGGGATCTCTTTTATTTTTGCTCGGCAGTTTTGCCGACGTCGCCGACAATTTTTTTTACCAGCCGCGCTGGGGCGATTGGCTCGTGGAAGACCTCTCGCTCGCTTTAGGCGCGGGGTTGATGGCGTTGGGCATCCGGGCCTGGGTGAGAGAGAAAGACCGCCTCTTGGCCCAATTTCAAAGAGAGCGCGATTTCGAGGCCTCATTGATCCCTAAACTTTTTCACGACCTCAGGGTGCCGCTCGGCAACCTGATCGGAATGACCGACATCGCGCAGGGTGATCCGAAGTTTTCGGAGGATTCCGGCCGGCGGCGCGAGTATTTTGACGTCGTCATGCGGGCGGCGAACGACATGTACTTTCTCATCGACAACGTCCTCGAAACCTATCGTATCAAATCGGAAACGCTGCGGCTGAGCCCGGCCGCGACCTCCCTGACGGCGCTGCTCGATGAATCGCTCAGGGATTTTCACTACCAGGCGAGAAAAAAGCAGATCGGCTTAACTACGGATTTTCCGGAAACCGACATAGAGCTGACGGCCGACCGCGTCAAAATCGTCCGGGTGATCCAGAATCTCTTGGCGAACGCGATCAAGTTTTCTCCGCGGGGAGGAAAGATCATTTTGAAGGCGGGGGCACAGGACGGCCGGATCACGATCCGGGTGGTCGACGAGGGCCCGGGCGTGCCGCAGGAGTTGCTCGCGCCGCTCTTCGATGAAGCCACGGCGGCTCCGAGGATGGAATCCGACGAAGCCGGCGAGGGCTTCGGACTCGGGCTCAAGGTAGTGCGCGAATTCGTTCGTCTTCACGGCGGCCGCTTCTGGATCGAGTCCAACTCTCCCCATGGCGCGCAGTTTTGCTTCTCGCTGCCGCAGCGGCAATAA
- a CDS encoding sigma-54 dependent transcriptional regulator, which produces MANKILIVDDEPFNLDLLQQELTDRGYAIERAGSGAEALSQIESFHPELILLDYQMPGMNGVDVLKELRGRGHDTPVIMITAYGTIERAVQAMREGAYDFIPKPFEPDHLALVVRKALERESLKREVEILSEEVSERHHLVLGKSAKMNLAVDAAKKAAHSKATVLLLGESGTGKELLARAIHKWSDRRDKPFVAINCVGLSKDLLESELFGHEKGAFTGAHQLKKGKMELADGGTVFLDEVGDVTSELQTKLLRFLQEREFERVGGTKPMRVDVRIIAATNRDLDGDIKQGRFREDLYYRLNVVPIHLPPLRDRKEDIADLAKFFLQRFAKETKKNFGEIAAEAMDWLLTYHWPGNVREMANVIERAVVLGLGPRLASADLPTSIAGGAQGSLPGGLSYHEAIDAARREMIQKALAQADGNRTEAAKLLGLHKTHLFRLMKSLKID; this is translated from the coding sequence ATGGCCAACAAGATTCTCATCGTGGACGACGAGCCTTTCAATCTCGATCTGCTCCAACAGGAGCTGACCGATCGAGGATATGCGATCGAAAGAGCCGGCAGCGGCGCCGAGGCCCTCAGCCAAATCGAATCATTCCACCCGGAACTCATACTCCTGGACTATCAGATGCCCGGCATGAACGGCGTCGATGTTCTTAAAGAGCTGCGCGGCAGGGGACACGATACGCCGGTCATTATGATCACGGCTTACGGCACGATCGAGCGCGCCGTGCAGGCGATGAGGGAAGGCGCGTACGATTTTATTCCCAAGCCTTTCGAGCCGGACCACCTGGCCCTGGTCGTGCGGAAAGCCTTGGAGCGGGAGAGCCTCAAAAGAGAAGTCGAAATCCTCTCGGAAGAAGTCAGCGAGCGGCACCATCTCGTTCTCGGAAAAAGCGCCAAGATGAATCTGGCCGTGGATGCCGCCAAAAAAGCCGCGCACAGCAAGGCGACGGTGTTGCTCCTGGGCGAGAGCGGCACGGGCAAGGAACTTCTCGCGCGCGCGATCCACAAATGGAGCGATCGGAGAGACAAGCCGTTCGTCGCCATCAACTGCGTCGGCTTGTCGAAGGATCTCTTGGAAAGCGAGCTCTTTGGCCATGAAAAGGGCGCGTTTACCGGAGCGCATCAGCTTAAAAAAGGTAAGATGGAGCTGGCCGACGGCGGCACGGTTTTTCTCGACGAGGTGGGCGACGTTACTTCCGAGCTGCAAACCAAGCTGCTGCGCTTTCTTCAAGAGCGGGAGTTCGAGCGCGTCGGCGGAACCAAGCCGATGCGCGTGGACGTGAGAATCATCGCGGCGACCAATCGCGATCTCGACGGCGACATCAAACAGGGGCGCTTTCGGGAAGATCTGTACTATCGCCTCAACGTCGTGCCCATTCACTTGCCGCCGCTAAGAGACAGAAAAGAAGACATCGCGGATCTGGCGAAATTTTTTCTTCAGCGCTTTGCGAAAGAGACAAAGAAGAATTTCGGCGAGATCGCCGCGGAAGCTATGGACTGGCTTCTCACTTATCACTGGCCCGGAAACGTCCGCGAGATGGCCAACGTTATCGAGCGCGCCGTCGTCCTCGGCCTGGGACCGAGACTTGCTTCCGCCGATCTGCCGACGTCCATAGCCGGCGGCGCGCAGGGCTCTTTGCCTGGCGGCCTTTCGTATCACGAAGCGATCGACGCCGCGCGCCGCGAGATGATCCAGAAAGCGCTCGCCCAGGCCGACGGTAACCGCACCGAAGCGGCCAAGCTGCTTGGCCTCCACAAAACCCACCTCTTCAGGCTGATGAAATCCCTCAAAATCGACTGA
- the pruA gene encoding L-glutamate gamma-semialdehyde dehydrogenase codes for MQLSHNMEAEVRELARSLYIKASAHKPSLFEPQDWIGRMIDGALADESLRTALFRFVDVLPSLDSAAEIGRHLREYFGRVDHALGGLVFLAQALHAGALVAPLVRHNVVRLARRFIAEEESKALVPVLEKLRQEPSAFTLDVVGEATVSDGEALAMQRRYIDLLRRLAAASRDWPSAPQIDAGPDGPLPRIDLSVKLSALCARFDPLDLDTEIAVKDRLRPLLREASKLDAALTVDMEQYAHKDLTLDIFRSLLEEEEFSRRPRVTIAMQAYLRDAESDLAALIRWAKERRRRVGVRLVKGAYWDSEIAWAKQKNWPIPVFLDKAATDANYERLTRLLLENHDIIDAAFGSHNLRSLAHAVVAARHLGIPENGYEIQMLFGMAESVRQAIIQSGRRVRVYVPVGELIPGIAYLIRRLMENTSNTSFLRQTYAEQKQIESLIEAPVPKTRAEPVPPATPRLTDAENPGEFVNEPPLDFSRRENRERFAAVMREVESKLGRNYPLWIGGGEEKSETWIESVNPAAQQEIQEIVGRVPLAGKKEADQAIETAETFFPGWRATPARERAAILFRAAAIMRERRLELAAWEVFEVGKGWREADADVVEAIDYLEYYGREMIRLAEPRATEILPGESNLYFYEPRGVAVVIAPWNFPLAILAGMTAAALVAGNCAIIKPAEQSPVMGFHLLDILREAVLPPLACQLLQGGGELGAYLVRHPAVHLIAFTGSREAGLEILSEAYTYQPGQQHVKRVIAEMGGKNAVIVDADADLDEAVTHIIDSAFGYQGQKCSAASRLILVEAVHDRLLKRLVEAVRSLKIGAPKDPRHFIGPVIDAAAEARIAGYIDLGKREGKCMLEMAVPKEGYYIGPAIFSEIEPQHRLAQEEIFGPVLAVIRARDFDDALRIAKQSSYALTGGLFSRSPAHIEQARREFYVGNLYINRGITGAVVGRQPFGGLKLSGIGSKAGGPDYLLQFVEPRTVSENTLRHGFVPPEELKED; via the coding sequence ATGCAGCTCTCCCATAACATGGAAGCCGAAGTCCGCGAGCTGGCCCGCTCGCTTTATATCAAAGCGTCCGCGCACAAGCCTTCTCTCTTTGAGCCGCAGGACTGGATCGGCCGAATGATCGACGGCGCGCTCGCCGACGAATCGCTCCGCACGGCGCTGTTCCGCTTCGTCGACGTGCTGCCGAGCCTGGATTCGGCGGCGGAGATCGGCCGCCACCTGCGCGAGTACTTCGGCCGTGTGGACCACGCCCTGGGCGGCCTCGTCTTTCTCGCGCAGGCGCTCCACGCGGGAGCGCTAGTCGCTCCGCTCGTGCGGCACAACGTCGTTCGCCTCGCGCGCCGTTTTATCGCCGAGGAGGAGAGCAAGGCGCTCGTCCCGGTGTTGGAAAAGTTGCGCCAAGAGCCCTCGGCGTTCACTCTGGACGTTGTGGGCGAGGCGACGGTAAGCGACGGCGAAGCCCTTGCGATGCAACGCCGCTACATCGATCTACTGCGCCGTCTGGCCGCGGCAAGCCGGGACTGGCCTTCGGCTCCGCAGATCGACGCCGGCCCGGACGGGCCGCTTCCCAGAATCGATCTGTCAGTAAAGCTCTCGGCGCTCTGCGCGCGCTTCGATCCCCTCGATCTGGACACCGAGATCGCCGTGAAAGATCGGCTCCGGCCGCTTTTGCGCGAGGCTTCCAAGCTCGATGCGGCGCTCACCGTCGACATGGAGCAGTACGCCCACAAAGATCTGACCCTCGACATTTTCCGCTCTCTGCTGGAAGAGGAGGAATTTAGCCGACGCCCTCGCGTGACGATAGCAATGCAAGCCTATTTGCGCGACGCCGAGAGCGATCTCGCCGCGCTCATCCGCTGGGCGAAAGAGCGCCGGCGGCGGGTCGGCGTGCGGCTCGTCAAAGGCGCCTACTGGGACAGCGAGATCGCCTGGGCCAAGCAGAAGAATTGGCCCATCCCGGTTTTTCTCGACAAGGCCGCGACCGACGCCAACTACGAGCGCCTCACTCGGTTGCTGTTGGAAAATCACGATATCATAGACGCGGCCTTCGGCAGCCACAATTTGCGCAGCCTCGCTCATGCGGTGGTAGCGGCCCGGCATCTGGGCATCCCTGAGAACGGCTACGAGATCCAAATGCTCTTCGGCATGGCCGAGTCCGTGCGCCAGGCGATCATTCAAAGCGGCCGGCGCGTGCGCGTCTACGTTCCCGTCGGTGAGTTGATTCCCGGCATCGCCTATCTCATCCGGCGGCTGATGGAGAACACTTCGAATACATCGTTTTTGCGCCAGACCTACGCCGAGCAGAAACAGATCGAATCGCTGATCGAAGCCCCCGTGCCCAAAACGCGGGCAGAGCCCGTGCCGCCCGCAACTCCGCGCCTCACCGATGCGGAGAATCCCGGAGAATTCGTCAACGAGCCGCCGCTCGATTTCTCCCGGCGGGAAAACCGCGAGCGCTTCGCCGCCGTTATGCGCGAAGTCGAGAGCAAACTGGGACGGAACTATCCTCTCTGGATCGGCGGCGGAGAGGAGAAAAGTGAAACGTGGATCGAGTCGGTGAATCCGGCCGCGCAGCAAGAGATCCAAGAGATCGTGGGGCGCGTGCCGCTCGCCGGAAAAAAAGAGGCCGATCAAGCGATCGAGACGGCGGAAACATTTTTTCCTGGCTGGCGCGCGACGCCGGCCCGCGAGCGCGCCGCGATCCTCTTCCGCGCCGCGGCGATCATGCGCGAGCGGCGTCTCGAGCTCGCCGCCTGGGAAGTTTTCGAAGTCGGCAAAGGCTGGCGCGAGGCGGACGCCGACGTCGTCGAGGCGATCGATTACCTGGAATACTACGGCCGCGAGATGATCCGCCTGGCCGAGCCGCGCGCGACTGAGATTCTTCCGGGCGAGAGCAATCTCTATTTCTACGAGCCCAGAGGCGTCGCCGTCGTAATCGCGCCGTGGAATTTTCCCCTGGCGATTCTTGCCGGCATGACCGCGGCTGCGCTGGTCGCCGGCAACTGCGCTATTATCAAGCCCGCCGAACAGTCGCCGGTGATGGGTTTTCACCTGTTGGATATTTTGCGTGAAGCCGTGCTGCCGCCGCTCGCGTGCCAGCTCCTTCAGGGCGGCGGCGAGCTTGGCGCCTATCTGGTGCGCCATCCAGCCGTCCATCTGATCGCCTTCACCGGCTCGCGCGAAGCCGGCCTGGAGATTCTCAGCGAAGCCTACACCTACCAGCCCGGCCAGCAACACGTGAAGCGCGTGATCGCGGAAATGGGAGGAAAAAACGCGGTCATCGTCGACGCGGACGCCGATCTGGACGAGGCGGTCACCCACATCATCGACTCGGCGTTCGGCTATCAGGGGCAAAAGTGCTCGGCCGCGTCGCGGCTCATCCTGGTGGAGGCAGTGCACGATCGCCTGCTCAAGCGGCTGGTGGAAGCGGTAAGGAGCTTAAAGATCGGCGCGCCCAAAGATCCGCGCCACTTCATCGGCCCGGTGATCGACGCCGCGGCTGAGGCGCGCATCGCCGGCTATATCGACCTCGGCAAGCGCGAGGGAAAATGCATGCTGGAAATGGCCGTGCCGAAGGAGGGCTACTACATCGGTCCGGCGATCTTCAGCGAGATCGAGCCGCAGCACCGGCTGGCTCAGGAGGAAATCTTCGGCCCGGTGCTCGCCGTGATCCGGGCGCGCGACTTCGACGACGCGCTCCGGATTGCAAAGCAATCTTCCTACGCGCTGACCGGCGGCCTGTTCTCGCGCTCGCCGGCGCACATCGAGCAGGCGCGCAGAGAATTTTACGTGGGCAATCTCTATATCAATCGCGGCATCACCGGCGCCGTCGTCGGACGGCAACCCTTCGGCGGGCTCAAGCTCTCCGGCATCGGCTCCAAGGCCGGCGGCCCGGACTATCTTCTCCAGTTCGTCGAACCGAGGACGGTGAGCGAGAACACGCTGCGCCACGGCTTCGTCCCGCCCGAGGAGTTAAAGGAAGATTAA
- a CDS encoding kelch repeat-containing protein, giving the protein MKSWRFIIFLLPLVIPAPPVAAFAQASGKWVVKAPMPSARTEVAAAAIGGKIYVMGGFGQNGDLVEEYDTATDRWRRRASLPRPLHHVGAAAVNGKIYVIGGYITGVGSMDTVYEYDPSADRWRAVSPMPTARGALAVGVVGDKIYAIGGVDKDQRNSGANEQYDPTENKWVKRASIPSPRDHLAVGVVGGKLYAVAGRLDGRHARNVAVNEEYDPATDKWRPRAPILTARSGIGGAALGGRIFIFGGESPAGTFNQVESYDPMKNAWTTRNPMPTARHGLGVAVVGETIYVISGGPQPGATYSSVNEAFTP; this is encoded by the coding sequence ATGAAGTCCTGGCGGTTTATAATATTTTTGCTTCCGCTGGTCATCCCGGCTCCGCCGGTTGCGGCCTTCGCGCAAGCGAGCGGGAAGTGGGTGGTGAAAGCTCCCATGCCATCGGCCCGGACCGAAGTGGCCGCTGCGGCGATCGGCGGCAAGATTTACGTGATGGGCGGCTTCGGGCAAAACGGAGATTTAGTCGAAGAGTATGACACGGCAACTGATCGCTGGCGTCGCCGCGCGTCTCTGCCGCGTCCTCTCCACCACGTCGGCGCCGCCGCGGTGAATGGAAAGATTTATGTCATCGGCGGCTACATCACCGGCGTCGGGTCGATGGACACGGTCTACGAATACGATCCGTCCGCCGATCGATGGCGCGCCGTTTCGCCCATGCCGACGGCGCGCGGCGCCTTGGCGGTGGGCGTGGTCGGCGACAAAATTTACGCCATCGGTGGGGTGGACAAAGATCAACGCAACAGCGGCGCCAATGAGCAGTATGATCCGACAGAGAATAAATGGGTCAAACGCGCGTCCATTCCGTCTCCAAGAGATCACCTGGCCGTCGGCGTCGTGGGCGGCAAGCTCTACGCCGTCGCCGGGCGACTCGACGGACGCCACGCGCGCAACGTCGCCGTCAACGAAGAGTACGATCCGGCGACGGACAAGTGGCGCCCGCGCGCGCCGATCCTGACCGCGAGAAGCGGCATCGGCGGCGCCGCGCTCGGCGGGCGAATTTTCATCTTCGGCGGCGAATCGCCGGCCGGGACTTTCAATCAAGTTGAATCCTACGATCCGATGAAGAACGCCTGGACAACGAGGAATCCGATGCCGACGGCGCGCCATGGATTGGGAGTGGCGGTGGTGGGAGAGACGATCTACGTGATTTCCGGCGGGCCGCAGCCGGGCGCGACTTACTCATCGGTCAACGAGGCGTTCACGCCGTAA
- a CDS encoding co-chaperone YbbN, with the protein MNPWTIEVDEEDFEKEVLEGSSRAPVVVDFWAPWCGPCKVLGPVLERLAEEHAGDFILAKVNVDENPELAALFHIQGIPAVKVFADGKIAGEFTGALPEDSVRQWLSRFLPSEADRDAVEAEELAKSGRTEEARALYEKILQSDPNHPKALLGLARILIAAGEDKKALELLEKVPLTSDERKDADQLIARLTLKSAGRQDEAALGAAAAADPDNLAKRLELAQALAANEKYEEALAEFLSIVKKDRGFRDDAARKAMLQIFEVLGDDNELTRKYRSELAKVLFR; encoded by the coding sequence ATGAACCCCTGGACGATCGAAGTCGACGAAGAGGATTTCGAGAAGGAAGTATTGGAAGGCTCTAGCCGGGCGCCGGTGGTCGTAGACTTCTGGGCGCCGTGGTGCGGGCCGTGCAAAGTTCTCGGACCCGTTTTGGAGCGGCTCGCGGAAGAGCACGCCGGAGACTTCATTCTCGCCAAGGTGAACGTGGACGAAAATCCCGAGCTGGCGGCGCTCTTCCATATTCAAGGAATCCCCGCGGTAAAAGTCTTCGCGGACGGCAAGATAGCGGGTGAATTCACCGGCGCGCTGCCGGAGGACTCCGTGCGCCAATGGCTGTCCCGCTTCCTTCCTTCGGAGGCGGATCGCGACGCCGTGGAAGCGGAGGAGTTGGCAAAGAGCGGGCGAACGGAAGAGGCAAGAGCCCTCTACGAGAAGATCCTGCAATCGGATCCCAATCATCCCAAGGCGCTTCTCGGCCTGGCGCGCATTCTTATAGCGGCCGGCGAAGACAAAAAGGCGCTCGAATTGCTGGAGAAAGTGCCGCTCACCAGCGACGAGCGTAAAGACGCCGACCAGCTCATCGCCCGCCTGACGCTCAAAAGCGCCGGCCGCCAAGACGAGGCCGCGCTCGGCGCCGCTGCGGCCGCGGATCCTGATAATTTGGCGAAGCGATTGGAGCTGGCGCAAGCGCTGGCCGCGAATGAAAAATACGAAGAGGCGCTGGCCGAGTTTCTCTCGATCGTCAAAAAAGACCGGGGCTTTCGCGACGACGCCGCGCGGAAAGCGATGCTGCAAATTTTCGAGGTTTTGGGAGACGACAACGAGTTGACGCGAAAGTACCGCTCAGAGCTGGCGAAAGTTCTTTTCCGTTGA